A genomic window from Wolbachia pipientis includes:
- a CDS encoding helix-turn-helix domain-containing protein, whose product MELGKKIKELRLYCGLTQTELGKRIGVSYRQIQRYENGSNCILASRLYDLAKALSINVADFFTDVHYDSHEAYDEEILKLVKGYNEIKSKRLRSVVYILVKSFSQSILSDT is encoded by the coding sequence GTGGAATTAGGCAAAAAAATAAAAGAGCTTAGGTTATACTGTGGTTTGACACAAACTGAATTAGGAAAAAGAATAGGTGTTTCATATAGACAGATACAAAGGTACGAAAATGGTTCAAATTGCATTTTAGCTAGTAGACTATATGACTTAGCAAAAGCCCTATCGATTAATGTTGCTGATTTTTTTACTGATGTGCATTACGACTCACATGAAGCTTATGATGAGGAGATATTAAAATTAGTCAAAGGATACAATGAAATTAAGAGCAAAAGGTTACGTAGTGTAGTTTATATATTGGTAAAATCTTTTTCTCAAAGTATATTATCTGATACGTAA
- a CDS encoding helix-turn-helix domain-containing protein produces the protein MTIQHPIDKQIGERIRKRRLMCGFSQRDLGKKLGISFQHIQGYETGEVRLIVDRLYKLAEALSVDMSYFFTKASEDLHDKAFRSDVGSEEISRLVREYRKIKDETLRDIVHSVIKALANK, from the coding sequence ATGACCATACAACATCCTATCGATAAGCAAATAGGTGAAAGAATAAGGAAGAGAAGGTTAATGTGTGGTTTTAGCCAAAGAGACTTAGGAAAAAAGCTTGGAATTTCATTTCAGCATATACAAGGATATGAAACTGGAGAGGTAAGGCTTATAGTTGATAGGCTATATAAGTTAGCAGAAGCACTGTCCGTTGATATGTCATATTTTTTTACCAAAGCCTCTGAAGACTTGCATGATAAGGCCTTCCGTAGCGATGTGGGCAGCGAAGAAATATCAAGATTAGTAAGAGAATATAGAAAAATTAAAGATGAAACATTGCGTGATATTGTGCATTCAGTGATAAAGGCTCTTGCTAACAAATAG
- the ftsH gene encoding ATP-dependent zinc metalloprotease FtsH: MKKFLEGLLIWLVIIVLISVAYIQFSGNVGKSKTTIPFSEFLTKLEDNDVENIVIKNQSIEGKFRDGSSFNSSGVIYSDLIKNLHDRKVRFSFSTGDSAMNIIGGLLISWVPTFIFIGFLLFFFKQTQAGGNRTISFGKSRARLMTSGKKVTFDDVAGIDEAKEELVEIVDFLKQRQKFQILGGKIPKGCLLIGSPGTGKTLLARAIAGEANVPFFSISGSDFVEMFVGVGASRVRDMFDQGKKNAPCIIFIDEIDAVGRHRGIGLGGGNDEREQTLNQLLVEMDGFESNEGVIIIAATNRPDVLDPALLRPGRFDRQITISLPDINGREKILNTHIKKISMAPDVNVKTVARGTPGFSGADLANLVNESALIAARRNKKIVTMDDFEYARDKVMMGVERRSLIMTEEEKRLTAYHEAGHAVIAVNMPASDPIHKATIIPRGRALGLVMRLPETDRVSLTREKMLADITVAMGGRVAEELIFGYDKVTSGASSDIKLASDLSRSMVTKWGMSDKIGPIYHNREQTMHGSDMISEDTLKLIDEEVKKVVSSCYEKAKDILTKHKKGLDLIAENLLEFETLTGDEIKDILSGKKIVREENEKNEKIKKSSLY, translated from the coding sequence ATGAAAAAATTTTTAGAAGGCTTATTGATCTGGTTAGTAATTATTGTTCTTATTTCAGTTGCTTATATTCAGTTCAGCGGAAATGTAGGTAAAAGTAAAACAACTATACCTTTTTCGGAATTTTTAACTAAACTAGAAGACAATGATGTAGAAAATATTGTCATAAAAAACCAGAGCATTGAGGGCAAGTTTAGGGATGGTTCAAGTTTCAACTCAAGCGGTGTTATATATAGCGATCTAATAAAAAATTTACATGATAGAAAAGTGAGATTCTCCTTTTCAACTGGAGATTCTGCCATGAACATAATTGGTGGATTACTTATCTCATGGGTCCCAACATTTATCTTTATTGGCTTTTTGCTATTCTTTTTTAAACAAACACAAGCGGGAGGCAACAGAACTATAAGCTTTGGCAAGTCAAGGGCTAGACTCATGACTAGTGGAAAAAAAGTAACATTTGATGATGTTGCCGGAATTGATGAAGCAAAAGAAGAGCTAGTAGAAATCGTTGATTTCCTTAAACAAAGGCAAAAATTTCAAATATTAGGTGGAAAAATACCAAAAGGGTGCCTTTTAATTGGCTCTCCTGGAACTGGTAAAACTTTACTTGCTCGTGCAATTGCAGGAGAAGCTAATGTACCATTCTTTAGCATTTCTGGATCTGATTTTGTTGAGATGTTTGTTGGTGTTGGTGCGAGCCGTGTTCGTGATATGTTTGATCAAGGCAAGAAAAATGCTCCTTGTATAATTTTTATAGATGAGATAGATGCGGTGGGTAGACATCGTGGCATTGGTCTTGGTGGTGGTAATGACGAAAGAGAACAAACATTAAATCAGTTATTAGTTGAGATGGATGGCTTTGAGTCTAATGAGGGCGTAATAATAATTGCTGCGACTAACCGTCCGGATGTCTTAGATCCAGCACTGCTTAGGCCTGGTCGTTTTGACCGGCAGATTACTATTTCTTTACCCGATATAAATGGGCGCGAGAAAATATTAAATACGCATATAAAGAAAATATCAATGGCCCCTGATGTAAATGTGAAAACAGTTGCAAGAGGAACACCTGGTTTTTCAGGGGCTGATTTAGCAAATTTAGTGAACGAATCTGCGCTTATTGCTGCAAGAAGAAACAAGAAGATTGTTACCATGGATGATTTCGAATATGCACGTGATAAAGTGATGATGGGTGTGGAAAGGCGATCTCTCATTATGACAGAAGAAGAAAAGAGACTGACTGCATACCATGAAGCTGGTCATGCGGTGATTGCTGTTAATATGCCTGCTTCTGATCCTATACACAAGGCAACAATTATTCCACGCGGTAGGGCACTCGGTTTAGTTATGAGACTACCAGAAACAGATAGAGTGTCCCTCACAAGAGAAAAGATGCTAGCAGATATAACTGTTGCAATGGGTGGACGTGTGGCAGAAGAGCTAATTTTTGGCTATGATAAAGTCACAAGCGGCGCATCTTCAGATATAAAACTAGCATCAGATTTATCACGTTCTATGGTAACAAAATGGGGAATGAGCGACAAAATAGGTCCGATCTATCACAATCGCGAACAAACCATGCATGGTTCTGACATGATTTCTGAAGATACGTTAAAACTTATAGATGAAGAAGTGAAGAAAGTTGTGTCTTCTTGCTATGAAAAAGCGAAAGACATTTTGACCAAGCATAAGAAAGGCTTAGATCTCATTGCCGAAAATCTACTGGAGTTTGAAACTTTAACAGGAGATGAAATAAAGGACATATTAAGCGGAAAAAAAATTGTTAGAGAGGAAAATGAGAAGAATGAGAAAATAAAAAAATCCTCTCTCTATTAA
- a CDS encoding reverse transcriptase N-terminal domain-containing protein: MEGLFKKLMPEVIFGICRRKHCSLEGKVVNSNKYVIDQQNVRYKWRTIPWRKLEKFVFKLQKRIYQAAKCDDIKKVHKLQRLLLNSMSAKLLAVRKVTQDNRGKKTAGIDGKANLNQEERLQLAYSLDIREKAKPSRRIWIPKPGKTEKRPLGIPTISERAKETLMKMAIEPEWEAKFEPNTYGFRPGRSCHDAIEAIFIALGGKTAFILDADISGCFDQIDQNALLKKLNTTPTFRKIIRGWLKAGVMEDGKFKPTKRGTIQGGTISPLLACVALYGLEQYVKQALTNELFQFMKKKRGQGSYEEVKQSISVIFYADDCAP, from the coding sequence GTGGAAGGATTGTTTAAGAAGCTAATGCCCGAAGTAATATTTGGGATATGCAGACGTAAACACTGTAGTTTGGAAGGTAAAGTTGTGAATAGTAATAAATATGTTATAGACCAACAAAATGTTAGGTATAAATGGCGTACAATTCCTTGGCGTAAGTTAGAGAAATTTGTATTCAAGTTACAAAAGCGAATTTACCAAGCTGCAAAGTGTGATGATATCAAGAAGGTACATAAACTTCAAAGATTATTACTTAACTCAATGAGTGCAAAATTGCTAGCTGTTAGAAAGGTAACTCAGGATAACAGAGGAAAGAAGACAGCAGGTATTGATGGAAAGGCTAATCTTAATCAAGAAGAAAGATTGCAATTAGCATATTCTTTGGATATAAGAGAGAAAGCTAAACCATCAAGACGTATTTGGATTCCAAAACCTGGGAAAACTGAGAAAAGGCCGTTAGGCATACCTACTATTTCAGAGAGAGCAAAAGAAACACTTATGAAAATGGCGATAGAACCAGAGTGGGAGGCAAAATTTGAGCCAAACACATATGGTTTTAGACCTGGTAGATCATGTCATGATGCAATAGAGGCTATATTCATAGCTCTTGGAGGTAAGACAGCATTTATATTAGATGCTGATATTTCCGGATGCTTTGACCAAATTGACCAAAACGCCTTGCTAAAGAAACTCAATACCACACCAACTTTTAGAAAGATAATAAGAGGATGGTTGAAGGCAGGTGTTATGGAAGATGGAAAGTTTAAACCCACAAAACGTGGCACTATACAAGGAGGAACGATATCACCGTTACTTGCATGTGTTGCATTATATGGATTAGAACAATATGTCAAACAAGCATTAACAAATGAACTTTTTCAATTTATGAAAAAGAAGCGTGGTCAGGGATCGTATGAAGAGGTAAAACAATCAATAAGCGTAATCTTTTACGCAGATGATTGTGCGCCGTAG
- a CDS encoding reverse transcriptase domain-containing protein has product MNKTKSFDMPKQLVWRAYKQVSKNKGAAGVDEVTITKFEENLKDNLYKLWNRMSSGSYFPEPVKAVAIPKGTGGGQRTLCVPSVSDRIAQTAATMYLEPLVEPIFHKDSYGYRPNKSALDAVYTARKRCWKNDWTIDLDISGFFDNLDHDLALQAIKKHTDCKWVILYVERWMKVPIQQADGNKVARDKGVPQGGSISPIISNIFMHHAKDDDRKEEYPIQSFDFLGYTFRPRIAKNKMRNYFVSFLPAICNKAKKKIKKTIKSWRIHRVTWTTLEEISKRIDPIVRGWFQYYGRFYKSEMYPSLRNIERYLIRWVRTKYKKLRDHGRLAKQFLGKVRKRSPNIFYHWTLGLGSKD; this is encoded by the coding sequence ATGAATAAAACAAAGTCTTTTGATATGCCGAAGCAACTTGTTTGGAGAGCTTATAAACAAGTATCGAAGAATAAAGGAGCGGCTGGTGTAGACGAGGTTACGATAACAAAGTTTGAAGAAAATCTAAAAGATAATCTATACAAACTATGGAATCGGATGTCATCCGGAAGTTATTTTCCAGAGCCAGTAAAAGCTGTTGCAATACCGAAAGGTACAGGAGGAGGACAAAGAACTTTATGTGTTCCTTCAGTATCAGATAGGATAGCGCAAACAGCAGCTACAATGTATCTTGAACCGTTAGTAGAGCCGATATTTCATAAGGATTCATATGGTTATAGACCAAATAAGTCTGCATTGGATGCGGTATATACAGCACGGAAGAGATGTTGGAAAAATGATTGGACAATAGATCTTGATATATCTGGATTTTTTGACAATCTGGACCACGATTTAGCACTGCAGGCTATCAAGAAACACACAGACTGCAAATGGGTCATATTGTATGTTGAAAGGTGGATGAAAGTCCCGATTCAGCAAGCAGATGGCAACAAGGTAGCTAGGGATAAAGGAGTTCCGCAAGGAGGTTCAATAAGTCCAATCATCTCAAACATATTTATGCACCATGCAAAGGACGACGACAGAAAAGAAGAATATCCCATACAAAGCTTTGATTTTCTAGGCTATACTTTCAGACCTAGAATAGCAAAGAATAAGATGAGGAATTATTTTGTCTCATTTCTACCAGCAATTTGTAACAAAGCCAAAAAGAAGATCAAGAAAACCATAAAGTCATGGAGAATACATCGGGTCACGTGGACCACATTAGAGGAAATATCGAAGAGAATAGATCCAATAGTCAGAGGCTGGTTTCAGTACTATGGCAGGTTTTATAAATCAGAGATGTATCCATCTCTCAGAAATATAGAGAGATACCTCATAAGATGGGTCAGAACCAAGTATAAGAAACTTCGAGATCACGGAAGGCTAGCAAAGCAATTTCTAGGAAAAGTGAGAAAGAGGTCTCCAAATATTTTCTATCACTGGACACTTGGGTTAGGATCAAAAGACTAA
- a CDS encoding rod shape-determining protein, giving the protein MNFVRKLTGKFYSLFTFKGLFASDIAIDLGTANTLVYQKNQGIVLDEPSVVARVKEKGSYVPYAFGKKAKMMLGKTPGEIEAIRPLKDGVIADFKSAEEMLKYFIRSANTKFTVNKPNIIICVPSGSTPVERRAIQDAAESAGANEVFLIEEPMAAAIGAGLPVTEPEGSMIVDIGGGTTEVAIISLGGIVYSRSARVGGDIMDEAIKSYIRENHKLLIGETTAEKIKKNVGSASLPGENNKEGMIIKGRDLVSGMPKEMLLSEYQVAESLIEPVHQIISAIRTALESTPPELSSDIVDRGIILSGGGGLLRNLGKVISETTKLPVRVADDPLCCVALGSGKVLENMDYFGHVLFKQD; this is encoded by the coding sequence ATGAATTTTGTTCGAAAATTAACCGGAAAGTTTTATAGCCTTTTTACTTTCAAAGGTTTGTTTGCTAGCGATATTGCTATAGACCTTGGTACTGCAAACACTTTAGTTTATCAGAAAAATCAGGGAATAGTGCTTGATGAGCCTTCAGTTGTAGCAAGAGTAAAAGAAAAAGGAAGCTACGTTCCTTATGCTTTTGGTAAAAAAGCTAAAATGATGCTTGGAAAAACGCCTGGAGAAATAGAGGCAATAAGGCCCTTAAAGGATGGAGTTATTGCTGATTTTAAAAGTGCGGAAGAAATGCTAAAATATTTCATACGCAGTGCAAACACAAAATTCACTGTTAATAAACCTAATATTATCATATGCGTTCCATCTGGATCCACGCCAGTTGAAAGGCGTGCTATACAAGATGCAGCAGAAAGTGCTGGTGCAAATGAAGTATTTTTGATTGAAGAACCAATGGCTGCAGCAATCGGAGCTGGGCTCCCGGTTACTGAACCTGAGGGTTCTATGATCGTTGATATAGGAGGCGGTACAACTGAAGTTGCAATTATTTCTTTAGGCGGAATTGTTTATTCACGTTCTGCCAGAGTAGGTGGCGATATTATGGATGAAGCAATAAAATCGTACATCCGTGAAAATCATAAGTTATTAATCGGTGAAACAACTGCTGAAAAAATTAAGAAAAACGTAGGTTCAGCCAGTCTGCCAGGTGAAAATAACAAAGAGGGAATGATAATTAAAGGCAGGGATTTAGTGAGTGGCATGCCAAAAGAAATGCTTTTGTCAGAATATCAAGTTGCAGAGAGTTTAATAGAGCCTGTACATCAGATAATTTCTGCTATTAGGACTGCACTGGAGAGCACTCCACCTGAACTTTCTTCTGATATAGTCGATAGAGGAATAATTTTATCCGGTGGTGGTGGATTATTGCGTAACTTGGGCAAAGTTATCAGTGAAACAACAAAACTACCAGTTCGTGTTGCAGATGACCCACTTTGTTGTGTTGCCTTGGGTAGTGGAAAAGTGCTTGAAAACATGGATTATTTTGGCCATGTTTTATTCAAGCAAGATTAA
- a CDS encoding demethoxyubiquinone hydroxylase family protein, whose translation MEKERNLNNLRYSNNRFLQQAIRVNHAGEYGAICIYSGQKFILKKSSIINEIIEMEEQEKKHFHYFNEKIKKQKVRPTVLLPVWRVLGVSLGVATAIMGKKAAMACTAAVEEVIGEHYKEQVSHLEDGELRETISKFRDEELEHRDIAIQHNAESAFGYNILSSFIKTGCKAAICLSKLI comes from the coding sequence GTGGAGAAAGAAAGAAATCTAAATAATTTAAGGTACAGCAACAATCGGTTCTTGCAACAAGCAATTAGAGTAAATCATGCTGGAGAATATGGAGCTATTTGCATTTATTCTGGTCAAAAATTTATTCTTAAAAAATCTTCTATAATCAATGAAATAATTGAAATGGAAGAGCAGGAAAAAAAGCATTTTCACTATTTTAATGAGAAAATCAAAAAGCAAAAAGTTCGTCCTACTGTTTTGTTGCCAGTTTGGCGTGTTTTAGGAGTGTCACTTGGCGTTGCAACTGCCATTATGGGCAAAAAAGCTGCTATGGCTTGCACTGCTGCAGTTGAAGAAGTTATAGGAGAGCACTACAAAGAGCAAGTTTCACATTTAGAAGATGGGGAATTAAGAGAAACTATAAGTAAATTTCGCGATGAGGAGCTAGAACACAGAGATATTGCAATTCAGCACAATGCTGAAAGCGCATTTGGCTACAACATTCTATCTTCATTCATAAAAACAGGCTGCAAAGCTGCTATTTGCTTATCCAAGTTAATTTAA
- a CDS encoding OmpA family protein: MFTTYWCKFLPKKGANTTNKMNSVVKQIGDKRVFFGYDESSITEVSADALLDVMEVLQDNPDAKVTLTGHTDNRGSHEYNLALGARRADAAKKFMVSCTPYIENRIKTASKGETEPLVNVKDDSRNSKYEKEHAKNRRVEFSFSGIKK; the protein is encoded by the coding sequence TTGTTTACTACTTACTGGTGTAAGTTCTTGCCAAAAAAAGGAGCAAATACAACAAATAAAATGAATTCTGTTGTTAAGCAGATAGGTGATAAAAGAGTTTTCTTTGGTTATGATGAATCTAGTATTACTGAAGTAAGTGCAGATGCATTACTTGACGTAATGGAGGTGTTACAAGATAACCCTGACGCGAAGGTTACTTTAACTGGTCATACTGACAACCGTGGTTCTCATGAATATAATCTTGCGCTAGGCGCTAGAAGGGCAGATGCAGCTAAAAAATTTATGGTTAGTTGTACACCCTACATAGAAAACAGAATAAAAACTGCTTCTAAGGGTGAAACTGAGCCTTTGGTTAATGTAAAAGATGATTCTAGAAATTCTAAATATGAAAAAGAGCATGCTAAAAATCGTAGAGTGGAATTTTCATTTTCTGGAATAAAGAAGTAG
- a CDS encoding carboxypeptidase, producing the protein MKSYKFLEEVLYRVKNIENTLKVLNQSQLNIEDKVEQMSLLEEIRHEIISHDAIKESLADALGNKKSANTQQLKLIERIHKSNSAVPIDLVKSLSKAKVECQNLWKLSHSETSNLEKLKERFTDLITLIREVASIKSQQLKCSKYDSLLADYDSDITEKNIKEVFPKVGKFFSENVGEIIEKQKKDKVTNIQRVATQKQIELGSLCLQQMGIALNEIRTSYYYPIDYDESDFCYGLFSLLRHSGYAIYQKCLAQNSISSPITRHVMYETQGLFMERMIGTSREFIEFIQPHIKEKFAIKGKTNSSVKNLHLVFNEINLSSSSLKNADEFSLLAHIMLRTRLEQDIINGTLEVKDLHDAWLEGMKHYKIPVKAKNELNTYFQDEYWASGVMGYFPIKIIALIAAVQIFSFVKKNHYESLSAIIKGDFSLLISWLSQNVYSAKCGLELLKKVTGKGLDVECVTYYLSEKYNLS; encoded by the coding sequence ATGAAATCTTATAAGTTTTTAGAGGAAGTATTATATAGGGTAAAGAATATCGAAAATACGCTAAAAGTACTCAACCAAAGCCAATTAAATATTGAGGACAAAGTTGAACAAATGAGTCTTCTAGAAGAAATCAGACATGAAATTATCTCTCATGACGCAATAAAGGAATCATTAGCAGATGCTCTTGGCAACAAAAAAAGTGCAAATACTCAGCAGCTAAAGTTAATAGAGAGAATACATAAAAGCAACAGTGCTGTTCCTATTGATTTAGTAAAGTCTTTATCCAAAGCTAAGGTTGAATGTCAAAATTTATGGAAACTATCTCATTCTGAAACCAGTAACTTAGAAAAACTAAAAGAACGTTTTACTGATTTAATCACACTCATTCGCGAAGTAGCTTCTATAAAATCGCAGCAATTAAAATGCTCGAAATACGACTCACTGCTTGCTGACTATGACTCTGATATCACAGAAAAGAATATAAAGGAAGTATTCCCCAAGGTAGGCAAATTTTTTAGCGAAAATGTGGGTGAAATAATTGAAAAGCAGAAAAAGGATAAGGTTACTAATATACAAAGAGTTGCTACTCAGAAGCAGATTGAACTTGGCTCGTTATGTTTACAGCAAATGGGTATTGCACTAAATGAGATTCGTACTTCTTATTACTACCCTATAGATTATGATGAATCTGATTTTTGTTATGGTTTATTTTCACTTTTACGGCATAGTGGTTATGCGATTTATCAAAAATGTTTAGCGCAAAATTCTATAAGTAGTCCAATTACGAGACATGTTATGTATGAAACTCAAGGGTTATTCATGGAAAGGATGATTGGAACATCCAGAGAATTTATTGAGTTCATTCAACCACACATAAAAGAGAAATTTGCTATAAAAGGCAAAACTAATAGCAGTGTTAAAAATTTGCACTTGGTTTTCAATGAAATAAACCTTTCCTCTTCTTCTTTAAAGAACGCAGATGAATTTAGTCTGTTAGCTCATATTATGTTGAGAACTAGGTTAGAACAGGATATAATAAATGGTACATTGGAAGTTAAGGATCTGCATGATGCGTGGTTGGAAGGTATGAAGCACTATAAAATTCCAGTAAAAGCTAAAAATGAGCTAAACACTTATTTTCAAGATGAATATTGGGCAAGCGGTGTTATGGGCTACTTTCCTATAAAAATTATTGCTTTAATTGCTGCTGTGCAGATTTTCTCTTTCGTTAAAAAGAATCATTACGAATCATTAAGTGCTATAATAAAAGGAGATTTTAGTTTACTTATCAGTTGGTTATCTCAAAATGTATACAGTGCAAAGTGTGGCCTGGAACTGCTAAAAAAAGTAACAGGTAAGGGTTTAGACGTTGAGTGCGTTACTTACTACTTATCTGAAAAGTATAATTTGTCTTAA
- the radC gene encoding DNA repair protein RadC, whose translation MNNSERKEKLETRILTSRGRSLLDHELLERNLSACTEGREVAKRLMELFSSLGRVINADFHELKNVTGINDRAIANIFCLKEIFDRILKGKLKKLSILDNREELLKYFKAAIGQSRKESLRVAYLDRSGHLIYEYIQDCGTIDRVPLYVREIIKQGLLIDAASVAILHNHPSGDIEPSKEDENNTLTLAATCENVGMKLIDHIIVTQKSHFSFYDSGLL comes from the coding sequence ATGAATAATAGTGAGAGAAAAGAGAAATTAGAAACTCGTATTCTAACAAGTAGAGGGAGATCTTTGCTTGACCATGAGCTACTGGAACGTAATCTATCTGCGTGTACAGAAGGAAGAGAAGTGGCCAAAAGGCTAATGGAGCTCTTTAGTAGTTTAGGAAGGGTAATTAATGCTGATTTTCATGAGCTAAAAAATGTTACAGGAATAAACGATAGAGCAATAGCAAATATCTTTTGCCTGAAAGAGATTTTCGATAGGATATTGAAAGGTAAGTTGAAAAAGCTGTCGATTCTTGATAATAGAGAAGAGCTACTAAAATACTTTAAAGCAGCAATAGGGCAGTCACGAAAGGAAAGCTTACGAGTGGCATACTTAGATCGAAGTGGTCATTTAATATATGAGTACATTCAAGACTGTGGAACTATAGACAGAGTACCTCTGTATGTGAGGGAAATAATAAAACAGGGATTACTGATTGATGCAGCATCTGTTGCAATTTTACATAATCATCCAAGCGGAGATATAGAACCATCAAAGGAGGATGAGAATAACACACTCACATTAGCTGCAACTTGTGAAAATGTAGGGATGAAATTGATAGATCATATAATTGTCACACAGAAGAGCCACTTTAGTTTTTATGACAGTGGCTTATTGTAA
- the mnmA gene encoding tRNA 2-thiouridine(34) synthase MnmA, translated as MLKEFKIEPLLKDKAPHQTKAIVAMSGGVDSSVAAALLYNFGYQVIGVTLQLYGTDGNANARKGACCAGQDIYDAKRVAESVGFPHYILNYEEIFKKEVIEDFASTYMRGETPIPCVRCNQTVKFRDLLQVTKNLGADVLVTGHYVRRLEKNGEVKLCRSIDKSKDQSYFLFATTKEQLKLLRFPLGGFHKSDIRKLAKYFSLQISEKPDSQDICFVSQSYSKTIAKLAPQSVRKGKIVDINGKVLGEHSGIVNFTVGQRKGLGIAHNEPLYVVRINTENNEVVVGPINALMQKKILIKELNWLEQPKEGMEVTVKLRSSHAGSLATIHSIDEKNKACVILNDDYFGISPGQACVAYKGEQVIGGGWICS; from the coding sequence ATGCTAAAAGAATTTAAAATTGAACCTCTGCTAAAAGATAAAGCTCCGCACCAGACCAAGGCTATTGTTGCAATGTCCGGGGGAGTTGATAGCTCCGTTGCTGCAGCACTGCTATATAACTTTGGGTACCAGGTGATAGGTGTAACTCTTCAACTCTATGGCACCGACGGTAATGCTAACGCAAGAAAAGGTGCATGTTGTGCTGGACAGGATATTTACGACGCTAAGCGCGTGGCTGAAAGTGTTGGCTTTCCTCACTATATTTTAAACTACGAAGAAATATTCAAAAAGGAAGTAATAGAGGATTTTGCAAGTACCTATATGCGTGGGGAAACTCCCATACCATGCGTAAGATGTAACCAAACGGTAAAATTTCGTGATCTATTGCAAGTTACAAAAAATCTTGGTGCAGATGTGCTCGTAACAGGACATTACGTGAGAAGATTAGAAAAAAATGGTGAGGTAAAGTTGTGCAGAAGCATTGATAAAAGTAAAGATCAAAGCTATTTTCTATTTGCTACAACAAAGGAGCAGTTGAAGCTTTTGCGATTTCCACTAGGTGGGTTCCATAAAAGTGATATAAGAAAATTAGCAAAGTATTTCAGCTTACAAATCTCTGAAAAGCCAGACAGTCAAGATATATGCTTCGTTTCTCAAAGCTATAGTAAGACAATAGCGAAATTAGCTCCACAGTCTGTACGGAAAGGTAAAATAGTAGATATTAATGGAAAAGTGTTAGGTGAACACAGTGGCATAGTAAATTTTACAGTAGGGCAGAGAAAGGGCTTGGGTATCGCACACAATGAACCTCTCTATGTAGTAAGAATCAATACAGAAAATAATGAGGTTGTAGTAGGTCCGATCAACGCATTAATGCAAAAAAAAATATTGATCAAAGAGTTAAATTGGTTAGAACAACCAAAAGAAGGCATGGAAGTCACTGTGAAGCTGAGATCATCACATGCGGGAAGTTTAGCAACAATACATTCAATTGACGAAAAAAATAAAGCCTGTGTTATTTTAAACGACGATTACTTTGGCATCAGTCCTGGTCAAGCTTGTGTGGCATATAAAGGTGAACAAGTTATCGGTGGAGGGTGGATATGTTCTTAA
- a CDS encoding disulfide bond formation protein B translates to MLSSAFALIFAYVLEYFFNMLPCKLCTYEQVVYYVAGLLAVVCMLKDNKILIYAMFCSYLIGAVISFYHVGLELHLFHDILGCTEQASGNVSIEELRNNLLNPNYSPSCDRPHYVLGVSLATWNLIYLIVALFVSGKVYCGERKKSK, encoded by the coding sequence CTGCTATCAAGTGCTTTTGCTCTAATTTTTGCATATGTGCTAGAATATTTTTTCAACATGCTGCCATGCAAGTTATGTACATACGAGCAGGTAGTTTACTATGTTGCAGGGTTACTTGCAGTAGTATGCATGCTTAAAGACAACAAAATTCTAATCTATGCAATGTTTTGCAGCTACCTCATAGGTGCAGTAATATCTTTTTATCATGTAGGCCTTGAACTCCACTTATTTCATGACATTTTAGGATGCACAGAGCAAGCAAGTGGTAACGTTAGTATAGAAGAGCTCAGAAATAATCTACTAAACCCTAATTACTCTCCATCTTGTGACAGACCTCATTATGTTCTAGGTGTTTCTTTAGCAACATGGAATTTAATTTATCTCATAGTAGCTCTGTTCGTATCAGGTAAGGTGTATTGTGGAGAAAGAAAGAAATCTAAATAA